The region aatgaagacattttcatccgtggccgtgattggtcaaaataaaCGTGACGATGCCAcgttgtccaatcagctcgaagtattgtacagaatgtcccgcctttcccgagccaatcaccgtggagcagtcccagactgatgttgtggagaactcccttgagtgaatcacaattattaaTCTGGCTCTTGCCAGGTTAAATCCAGACACGCGTCTTTAGGAAACTGATGTTTTTAGTactaaaagagaaaaacaagttGGAAAACCAGTGTGTTGAGCAAAGCATCTCCTTCCCGTCTCTTTGTTTCTCAGTATCATGGCGGTATCATTATTATAGGTTGACTTAGGAAGGGGATGCTAACAAGTAAAGCATGCACTAAGCAGCTTGTTATTTTCAAAAGGTTCACATAATAATTTAAAGACAGGATTATGGGGATCTCCCCAAGACGAGGGGAGGTTTCTCTTATTTCTAAGGCCAGATCTGGTTTCACAAAACTTCCATTCACAATGGGGTAGATGCTACGGACTTTGACTTCCggatttcacacatcagcgtcgtttccgcgTTCTACCCCTGCGCCCCTGTcagggcgtctcaactctctgaaatgctttggacaactgcgacagacacactcgcacccgtcgacgggaacgcgcaacatAGGGGCACAAAGGCGCTAGCGAAAGAACTGGAAcccggcccacacgtcgcaaacaggaaacggaaacaaagctgatgtgtgaaaaccaggaagttggaagtcccgcctcctcgtggcatataccccattgttTAGTTAGAAAAAAGACAATCCTTTTGGGATTCTTCCATAATAAATTGTCTATAGATGTTAGTGTTTTATGTGACTTCTGATCAATCCAGGGTGTCGAAAAATGATTGatggatgtactgtatgtatgtattctaATTGAGTAGGTTTCTTTAAAAGTGCCCATCAGTTATTGTGGAATAAATGAGACTTTTAAGCGAAGGGCATCCTGTCAGCGTTATGTCACTCTCACGGTTATACTGTAAATCAATGTCAGACTAAAGCGGCTTTCCGCTGCCACATGGTGGctttctctcatcttttatccCTGGTGGTTGTCTATCTGTCTTTGCCTGAGTGACTCGCAGTACCGGGCAGGATTATTgtcatgaaacaaaaaacaaagaaaaagtctGCAGCTGATGGTTGCCTTGTTTGAAGAAGGCTAATGTGTACTTAGCCGGCATTTACTTCCTGTTCTTCATGTCTTTATTTGTCAccttcacacatgcttcacctGCAGGAGGACCTGGTGAGTTGGACAACACGTTTGTCTACATTTTAACTTGGAATTTTCCATcactcatttgtgtgtgttttttatgtacaaatacacacatactgtacaaactACTAAAAGTagaggtattcatttaacaaaGTGGTTATTATTGTGCCTGTTGTAACGtcactgcatcatactgagagctgTTCCTAATATGACCACATGGGGacgaaaaatgtttattttattttatgtttatgtgtttatccaataaaattgttttcttttgccaTTTTTTGGAAATATTGATGATACAGTGGTGCTTTGATTTGACTGAccaccagagggcagtataAAATAGACATGTAGACCCACAAGAAGAAGAGTTTCACGTCTGACTGCTGTATGTGACTTGTCATGTTGTCTGTCTACACATGCTGCTGCACTGCTTGTGTTTAAACGCCCATCGCTTAATTGTTATAACACAGCCACGGAGACGCTATTCGAACGATGTGTAGTTCAAATCTAACGTGTCGTTTGTGTTCCAGAGCGAGCGGGAGAAGCGTGAGCGTCTGGAGGCTCAGCGGGAGAAGCAAAAAGATCTCATCTTCCAGCTCAAGACGCAGCTGGACGACCTGGAGCACTTCGCCTATCAGGAGGGCAGCTATGACTCGCTGCCGCAGTCGGTTGTCATGGAGCGGCAGAAGGTAACAGCGTGAGCCGTAACCCGTGAAAaatcttaaataaatatatgaaataaaataaaatgctacaaataaaaaaataattcaattgatGACACCCTCTGAGCTGTTTATAACGACACGATTCTTAGGTCATCATCGACGAGCTAATCAAGAAGTTGGACGTCAACCTGAACGAAGACATCGGCAACCTGTCGCCCGAGGAGCTGCGGCGGCGAGTGGACGCCGCCATCGCGCAGATCGTCAATCCGGCACGGGTCAAGGAACAACTGGTGGAACAGCTCAAGACGCAAATTCGGGACCTGGAGATGTTCATCAACTTCATCCAGGGTTTGCGCTAGAAGCACAGTTGGGAACAGTTTGCCACTTTTATGGactaaatgtgttgttttcctCGCAGATGAAGTGGGCAACCCTCTATTGTGTGACGGCACACACAGTCAGCAGCCTCTAGCGGCCTCCGCCAAGGCCAGGACCCCCAGAGGGAAGAGGACATGTGAGTCACCTTGGAAAGAAATTTTAGAGCGGCCATGATGCGCAACAAGAATAGACTCTTATTATTTCactataaaacaacaaaaacaagactggGAGGGCTTTTGACATCCAATTTTTGTCCGGTTGTGTTTGTGTCGCCACAGCGGACCCGGAGCAAGCGCAGAGGATGCGCGAGACGGGCCTGCAGCTGATCCAGAAGGCTCTGGCCGTGCTGCAGATCTTCGCCGCCAGCCAGTTCGGCTGCTCGGCCGGCCAGGTGCCGTCGGGCGTTTGGCCCCAAGACTCTGCGCAGCGTGACTACGGTCCTCTCCTTCGCCGTCTGGAGGCGGCCGTGGACAAGGTTCGCGTGCTGGGCTCGCGCCGCCAGCCCAGCTCGGACCACGTGGTCAACTACACCGGGAACTCGGCTCTGGGACCACGTGATGAGCTCACCACATGCGTACGCAAGGAGCTGGCCTTGGTTCTCAAAGACTTGCTGGCTCACGGTCTGGTGTCGCCGTCGCAGACCGTGAGCCTGGTCCTGGCGCCCATCTCTTGCTTGCTGCCCCACCGGACCGCCAGCCCCCAAACCATGCACCCCTGGGAACTCTTTGTCAAGTACTATCACTCCAAAAACGGCAAAGCCTTCGCCGAGTCGCCCGCCCGCCAGCTCTCGCAGTCTTTCAGCTTATCTGTAGGGGGCGGTCCGGTTACTGTCACCCCCAAACAGTCCCTCCTGTGGGCCATCCACACGGTTCTGAAGGAGCACGGGCGTTACAAGCGAGGCCCCGACACGGAGTTCAAGGCGCTGGTGTGCATGGCACTCAACGAGCAGCGGCTGGTGTCGTGGCTCAACCTGCTGTGCAAGGCGGGCACGCTGGTGCACCCGCACTACCTCGCGTGGAGCTTTATGGCACAGACCGGATTCGAGGGCGCCTTGCGCATCCTGGGACGCATCAGCCACCTCAAGTTCGACCTACCCGTCGACCTGGCCGTGCGGCAGCTCAAAAACATCAAAGATGCTTTCTGACAACGCCCAACGAAACCCTTCAAAGAATGTGCAGGAGTGGCCCGCGGCCCACATCTGGCCCGCTCAACATTTACATTCTCCAAGAATCCTGTGATATTTGTTGCCTTTAGACATTTCTTTTTCGTTAAAATGGGttacttaaaatgtatttattcattatttgttttattttttgtttcgtgTCCACTAGTGTTATATAATTGGTTAGTTGCAAAAATTaccattcaaaaat is a window of Vanacampus margaritifer isolate UIUO_Vmar chromosome 2, RoL_Vmar_1.0, whole genome shotgun sequence DNA encoding:
- the rundc1 gene encoding RUN domain-containing protein 1 — protein: MSVEELSASDSEAALAGAGERWAPVGAVASPEEERASGGQPRRRSSVGAGDVEEEMAGRVRKLKEEQELLNSSLLALTSHFAQVQFRLKQIVHAQSDEKEKMLTELEEFAFRGCPHVVGCGPRDAQHLHTTSEREKRERLEAQREKQKDLIFQLKTQLDDLEHFAYQEGSYDSLPQSVVMERQKVIIDELIKKLDVNLNEDIGNLSPEELRRRVDAAIAQIVNPARVKEQLVEQLKTQIRDLEMFINFIQDEVGNPLLCDGTHSQQPLAASAKARTPRGKRTSDPEQAQRMRETGLQLIQKALAVLQIFAASQFGCSAGQVPSGVWPQDSAQRDYGPLLRRLEAAVDKVRVLGSRRQPSSDHVVNYTGNSALGPRDELTTCVRKELALVLKDLLAHGLVSPSQTVSLVLAPISCLLPHRTASPQTMHPWELFVKYYHSKNGKAFAESPARQLSQSFSLSVGGGPVTVTPKQSLLWAIHTVLKEHGRYKRGPDTEFKALVCMALNEQRLVSWLNLLCKAGTLVHPHYLAWSFMAQTGFEGALRILGRISHLKFDLPVDLAVRQLKNIKDAF